From a region of the Desmodus rotundus isolate HL8 chromosome 7, HLdesRot8A.1, whole genome shotgun sequence genome:
- the LOC112311477 gene encoding acyl-coenzyme A thioesterase 1: MATSPAVLRASRLCYRGPRSWALLPSSPKLRPASLVSSGPARMAATVTLEPASRCCWDEPVRIVVRGLAPEQPVTMRASLRDEKGALFRAHARYCADVGGELDLMRAPALGGSFTGLEPMGLIWALEPEKPLFRLVKRDVQTPFVVELEVLEGHQPEGGRLLGQAVHERDFLAPGVRRVPVRAGRVRATLFLPPEPRPFPGIVDLFGAGGGLPEYRASLLAGKGFAVMALAYYNYEDLPKGMENLHLEYFEEAVNYLLSHPQVKGPGVGLLGISKGGDLCLSMASFLKGITATVTINGSVVNVGGALHYKGKTLPPQGFNQNRIKMTKDGLVDILDALDPLEGSHQKSLIPVERAESAFLFLVGQDDHNWKSEFYANEACKRLQAHGKEKPQIICYPAAGHYIEPPYFPMCRASMHTLVGRPVIWGGEPRAHAMAQVDAWKQLQIFFHKHLDG; the protein is encoded by the exons ATGGCCACATCTCCCGCTGTCCTGCGAGCGTCCAGACTCTGCTACCGGGGCCCTAGGAGCTGGGCGCTGCTGCCAAGTTCTCCAAAGTTGAGGCCTGCTAGCCTGGTCTCTTCGGGCCCTGCTCGGATGGCGGCCACGGTGACCCTGGAGCCCGCAAGCCGCTGCTGCTGGGACGAGCCCGTGCGCATCGTGGTGAGGGGCCTGGCCCCGGAGCAGCCGGTCACTATGCGTGCGTCCCTGCGTGACGAGAAGGGCGCGCTCTTCCGGGCCCACGCGCGCTACTGTGCTGACGTGGGCGGCGAGCTGGACCTGATGCGCGCGCCGGCCCTGGGCGGCAGCTTCACAGGGCTCGAGCCCATGGGGCTCATCTGGGCCCTGGAGCCTGAGAAGCCCTTATTTCGGCTGGTGAAGCGGGACGTGCAGACGCCCTTCGTGGTGGAGCTGGAGGTGCTAGAGGGCCACCAGCCCGAGGGAGGGCGTCTCCTGGGCCAGGCGGTGCACGAGCGAGACTTCCTTGCACCCGGGGTGCGGCGGGTACCGGTGCGTGCGGGCAGGGTGCGCGCCACTCTCTTCCTGCCGCCAG AACCCAGGCCCTTTCCTGGGATTGTGGACCTTTTTGGAGCTGGAGGTGGTCTTCCGGAATATCGAGCTAGTCTGCTGGCTGGGAAGGGTTTTGCTGTGATGGCTCTGGCTTATTATAACTATGAAGACCTCCCAAAGGGCATGGAGAACCTCCACCTGGAGTACTTTGAAGAAGCTGTGAACTACCTGCTTAGTCACCCTCAG GTGAAGGGTCCAGGAGTCGGGCTGCTTGGGATTTCCAAAGGAGGTGATCTCTGCCTCTCCATGGCCTCATTCCTGAAGGGCATCACTGCCACCGTCACAATCAATGGCTCGGTGGTCAATGTTGGAGGAGCCTTACACTACAAGGGCAAGACCCTGCCTCCCCAGGGTTTCAACCAAAATCGAATCAAGATGACCAAAGACGGCCTTGTAGACATTTTGGATGCCCTGGACCCTTTGGAAGGATCTCACCAGAAGAGCTTAATTCCTGTGGAAAGGGCTGAGAGTGCCTTCCTGTTTCTTGTAGGTCAGGATGACCACAACTGGAAGAGTGAATTTTATGCTAATGAGGCCTGTAAACGCCTACAGGCCCATGGTAAGGAGAAGCCCCAGATCATCTGTTACCCTGCTGCAGGACACTATATTGAGCCTCCTTACTTTCCCATGTGCCGGGCTTCCATGCACACCTTGGTGGGCAGACCCGTCATCTGGGGAGGGGAGCCGAGGGCTCATGCCATGGCCCAGGTGGATGCTTGGAAGCAGCTCCAGATTTTCTTCCACAAACACCTGGATGGGTAA